A region from the Triticum aestivum cultivar Chinese Spring chromosome 3D, IWGSC CS RefSeq v2.1, whole genome shotgun sequence genome encodes:
- the LOC123074274 gene encoding uncharacterized protein produces MATDRRIQPAGSGGGGGSSPGGGGVEPGLGRRLLHVLRAVYHMLRRGLCRKRLMMDLHLLLGRGKLAGRHFRDLLAHQPLAGGHRFGAAAAAGASPSALSMYQHDPRDVEFSCETTPVYEQAVFPFKIGRGRGRGRNYGGLDAATVAAAFEMMNAHAAGDTPGVSRATPSPMLALSLGRCPAGARQLRVTDSPFPVEPEGVDERVDAEADSFIKRFYEQLRMQQSTTPDNCTRRRG; encoded by the coding sequence ATGGCGACCGACAGGAGGATCCAGCCGGCCGGCAGCGGCGGGGGTGGCGGGTCGTCGCCCGGAGGGGGAGGCGTGGAGCccgggctcgggaggcgcctgctcCACGTGCTGCGCGCCGTCTACCACATGCTGCGCCGTGGCCTCTGCCGCAAGCGCCTCATGATGGACCTCCACCTGCTGCTCGGCCGCGGCAAGCTCGCCGGCAGGCACTTCCGGGACCTCCTCGCGCACCAGCCGCTCGCCGGGGGCCACCGCTTcggcgccgcggccgcggccgGCGCCTCCCCGTCCGCGCTCTCCATGTACCAGCACGACCCCAGGGACGTCGAGTTCAGCTGTGAGACCACGCCGGTGTACGAGCAGGCAGTCTTCCCCTTCAAGatcggccgcggccgcggccgggGCAGAAACTACGGCGGGCTGGACGCTGCCACCGTGGCGGCCGCCTTCGAGATGATGAACGCGCACGCTGCCGGGGACACGCCGGGGGTGTCCCGGGCCACGCCGTCGCCCATGCTGGCGCTCAGCCTGGGGCGCTGCCCGGCCGGGGCGCGCCAGCTGCGCGTCACCGACTCGCCGTTCCCCGTCGAGCCGGAGGGCGTCGACGAGCGCGTGGACGCCGAGGCCGACAGCTTCATCAAGAGGTTCTACGAGCAGCTCCGGATGCAGCAGTCGACCACGCCCGACAACTGCACCCGCCGCCGTGGCTAG